The following nucleotide sequence is from Candidatus Paceibacterota bacterium.
ATGATAGGCCTTCTGCCCTTGACCGGAATTCCTTTGCCTTTTATCAGCTATGGAGGCTCAGCTCTGATCATGGTTTTGATTGCTTCAGGCATACTGTTAAATATATCTAAAAATACATGAAAATACTTTTTGCCGGCGGCGGTACGGCCGGACATATCATACCGATTGTCGCTATCGCCCGCGAACTGAGGAAAATCCGTCCGCAAAATAATTTAAAACTGTTCTTTATCGGACCGCAGGACGATTTCGGTTATGTTTTGCTTTCCCAGGAAAACATTAAAGTAAAAACTGTTTTTGCCGGAAAAATCAGAAGGTACTTGGATTGGAAAACAGCCCTGCAAAACTTCGTTGACGTTTGCATAAAAATTCCCATCGGCATCATTCAATCCTTTTTCCATATTTTCTTCATGTCTCCTGATTTGGTTTTTTCCAAAGGCGGGTTCGGATCTATTCCAGTGGTTATTGCCGCTAAAATGCTTTTCGTGCCGGTATTTCTGCACGAATCTGACGTTACTCCTGGAGCAGCCAATAAGTTTTTAAGCGACCTTACTTTCAAGATTTTCGTTTCCTTTCCGAAGACAGAGTATTTCCCCCGGGGAAAAATGGTTTTAGTGGGCAATCCGACCAGAAAAGAACTGATGGACAGCCCCAAAGAAGAAGCGAAAAAGTTTTTCAATTTAAATTCAAATAAGCCCGTCATTCTGATTCTGGGAGGTTCGCAGGGATCGCAAAGGATTAACGACGGCATTCTTGATATTCTGCCGCAGCTCTTAAAGGATTTTGAACTGATCCACCAGTGCGGCGAGAGCAACTACCAGACAACAAGGGCAGAATCAAAGGCGGTTATGAAAACAGAAGAAGAGCCCTTTTACCATCTTTTTCCTTTTTTAAAAGAGCCTGAACTGCGCCGGGCATATGCGGTAGCTGATTTGATTATTAGCCGGGCAGGCGCTGGCAGTATATTCGAAATTGCCGCTGTTGCCAAACCCTCAATCCTCATTCCTTTGTCAGAGGCCGCCCAGAACCACCAAATAAAAAACGCTTACTCTTACCAGGAGAACGGAGCCTGCCTAGTTATTGAAGAAAACAATTTCACTCCCAGCCTCTTTCTCGAAAAGTTAAAAACTCTTTTTACCAATCAGGAAAAATTGAAAAGAATGGCTGAAAAAGCGAAAGCCTTTTCCAAAATAGAAGCAGCCAAAACCATTGCCAATTATCTTAGCCAATACCTTAATAAATAATGATCAGCGAAGATTTCAAATTCATCAAGCCTGGCGAAGTAAGAACGAGAATAGCCCCTTCGCCCACAGGACATTTTCATATCGGTTCAGCCAGAACCGCTCTTTTCAATTATCTTTTTTCCAAGAAGCACGAGGGAATCTTTGTTTTGAGAATTGAAGATACGGACCAAGAAAGATCATCAGCTGAATTTGAAAAAGACATTATTGAAAGCTTGAAATGGCTCGGCCTTAATTGGGACGAAGGCCCGAATACAGAAGAAAAATACGGTCCTTACAGGCAGAGCCAGAGAACTGATATTTATAAAAAGTATATGGAAAAACTGATTGCAGAAGATAAAGCTTACTACTGCTTTTGTTCTGAACAGGATCTGGAAGCTGAAAGGCAATACCAGATGTCCCAGGGGTTAGCTCCTCATTATTCCGGCCAATGCGCCAATCTTGATAAAAAAACAGTAAAGAAATATTTAGACGAAGCAAAACCATCGATAATACGGTTCAGGATCGCTCAAAAAAAAGTTGCTTTTGAAGATTTGATACGAGGACACTTGGAATTCGACGCCTCTTTGATGGGGGATATGGTCATTGCTAAAAGCCTGGATTCGCCTTTATATAATTTCGCTGCGGTTATTGATGATTTTGAAATGAAAATCTCCCACATAATCAGGGGAGAAGACCACATTTCCAACACTCCAAAACAAATCCTGCTCCAGGAGGCTTTAGGATTTCCCCAGCCTTTGTACGCTCATCTGCCACTTATATTAGGAGAAGACAGGGCGAAAATGAGTAAAAGAGAAGGCTCTGCTTCAGTTCATGATTTCAGGAAAGAGGGCTATTTGCCCGAGGCCCTGATTAATTTCATGGCGTTTTTAGGCTGGAACCCGGGAGACGAAAGAGAAATATATTCTCTGCCTTCTTTAATCAAGGAATTCTCTTTGGAAAAAATCCAAAAAGGCGGAGCTATTTTTAATATTAAAAAGCTGGATTTCTTAAACGGCTTTTACATCAGACAACGCTCTCCTGAAAAACTGGCAGAATTATGCCTTCCTTATTTGGCTGCAGCCGGATTACCCATAAAAACTGAATCTGACGATCTGGTGAAAATCGCTTCACTCTACCAGGAAAGACTGAAAAAACTTTCTGAAATCGTTGAACTAGCTGACTTCTTTTTCAAAGACAAACTTGATTACGAGAAAGATATGCTAAAATGGAAAGAGATGTCAGACAAAGAAATAAAAGATTCTCTTGATAAAACTGAAAAGCTGCTGTCCAAAATAGGGGAGTGGCGCAAAGAAAGACTGGAAGAAGTTTTATTGGAAGAAGCTGAAAAAACAAACAATAGGGGAGCAGTACTTTGGCCTCTAAGAGTGGCGCTTACCGCTAAGGAAGCATCGGCCGGACCATTTGAAATAGCGGAAATCCTGGGAAAAGAAAAAACATTAAAAAGAATAAAAGAAGCTAAAGAGCTTTTCTAGAATGAAAAAGATAATCGTAACTTCAATATTAGTTTGCTTTCTCTTGCCCACTTTTTCTTTTGCCCAAAAGATGCCGGAAACCATGGAAGAAGCCGGACAATTCGGCGAAAAATTATTTGAGGAAAGCGAAAAGCAAATGCCGGGAATAGTTGAAAAAATGTGGAACGAAGACGTTCTGCCCATCTGGCAGAAAATGTGGAGCTGGCTTTCTTCATACATCAACTCAAAGATTATGAGCTGGTTCAGTCCGGAAGTCGAAAAAAGAAAAGAAATCTTCCAGGAAAACTTTCCTGAAGAAAAAGAGGAAATGAAACAGGAAGCGAAAAACGAAGCGTCCTCATTATGGAATAAATTTAAAGAACTAATAAAATAAAACTATGAAAGAAATTTTAGCCAAAGAAATTGCCAGCAAGCTGATGAATATAAAAGGGGAGTGCCGGGGCATTGCCATAAAGCAAGACGGTGAATACATTTTGAAAGAAAAAGGCAGGGAAGGCTTGAAAAAGGTGGAAAAAGAAATGGAAAAAGCAGGCTATCCTTTTAAATATTCTAAAATAAGCAACATGAAATTTTATCCGGCAGGATTAAGGGCTTTATCTTTGCTGGCCATTAAACAGGCTTTTGATTCCGACGATGAAGCTATCAGAAAGGTCTGCGCTTTCCAGCCGAAAACCTCTTTGGTTGTCAGGCTTTTTGCCAAATATTTTTTTTCCATTCCCAATATAATGAAAAAAACGCAGGATATGTGGGGAAAATACTGGAACTTTGGGAAGATGACTTTTGTTGAATATAATGAGAAAGAAGGCCGCGCTGTTTTAAGAGTAGAGGATATGGAATTGGATCCTGTTTGGTGCAGGTGCAATGAAGGATACTTAGCTTCTCTGGCTGAGCTGGTTTTACCCAAAAGAGGAAAAAAAATACAATGCAGGGAAACTAAATGCCCGTCCAAAGGCGATAAATACCACGAGTTTGTTATCACTTTCTGATTATTGTGCGACACTAAAAAATGACATAAGCCATTAGGGCAGGGAACCATGTAGTAGAATTTCAACCTGGAAACTCTAATGGTTTTTTGTTTTTTTTTGAGCTTGACAATATGTCTGTGAAAAATATATAATTAAAGTAGGAGATTAGCTTTATCGTATTTCAAAGAACAAGGAGGAAGCAAATCTCTTAAGAGAAAGATTCGGACATTAAGCTCCTATGTAAAGGATTAACAACACATAATCCTGGCGGAGCAAACACTTCAACCCAATCTCTCTCTTTCCCGAACAAAGTTCTTTTTAAACACGTTTGATGTTCTTTCTTACAATTATCTCGCCAATTATGATTGGCAAAAACTCCTATATTTAGCGAGTTATGGGACCCCTAATTTGTTCTCTGTGGGTCCCTTCGTTTTTTTATACAGAGATAAGTACTAAGGGGAGCATTTGACAGGCCTTTTGGGCTTGATATTATGAGTATGGTATACTTCGCATAATGATTCTTTATCGAAGTATAATAAAGGGGCTTAATAATCTATGAAAAAAAATACCAAACCTATAATTGAACATTTTAATGACTTTTTAGAGTATTTAGATATAGAACGAGGTTTAAGTAACAAAAGTCAGGAAACTTATAATAGATTTTTAAACAAGTTCTGTTCTTGGCTATCTGCTAATAACCTATCAAACCTAGCCCCCCACGAACTTACTGAAGAACATATAAGAAAATATAGAATATTCTTATCTCAAACTTTCAATAAAAATACAAAAGAACCGCTAAAAAGATCTACCCAAAATTATTATCTTATTGCTTTAAGGAATCTTTTAAACTATTTTACTGACCGCGACATATTATCTTTACCATCGGAAAAGATTAAATTAACCAAATCAAAGATTGACGAAAGAACTATTAAATTTCTTGCCCTCGACCAAATAAAAAAACTATTGGAAGCGCCAAAGACTTCTACAACTAGCGGCCTTAGAGACAAAGCTATTCTAGAAACTTTTTTTTCAACTGGCCTTCGTGTGGCTGAATTAGTAAGTTTAAATAGAGAACAATTAAAAATTACTCCCGAAATAAAAGATTTGGAGATTGTAGTTATCGGTAAAGGCAATAGAGCGCGTCCAGTTTATTTCTCAAAAAGAGCCATTAAATGGCTTGGGAATTATTTAAAAACAAGGAAAGATAAAGAAAGGGCGCTATTTATTAATTTTAAAGGGCCAAGAAATATGATAAAAAAACGTCTCTCTAGTCGTTCGATGGAAAATATTGTTAAAAAATATGCCATTTCAGCAGGCATCCCCAGCTTTACCACTTGCCACACAATTCGCCATTCTTTCGCTACTGATTTATTAAGCCAAGGGGTCGATTTAAGAACTATTCAAGAATTTCTGGGACACAAAAATATCGGTACTACTCAAATTTATGCTTCCGTTACATCAAAGAAACTCAGAGAAACCCACAGAAAATTTCATAGTTTAAATGAATAATAATTTTTAATTATAGGCCAGAATAAAACACCATTGCTATCTAAAGAATATCTTGCCGGCTTTATAAACGGCGAAGGATACATACACTAAAGAAGAAAAAATACATCAAAAATTACGCATTCTTAATAAACGTGGTTTATGAACATAACTAAAATCGTCAATGAAACCGGCTGTTTTGACCTGCAGTTCCGCAGAGATGTCAGACATAAAAGAACTAACTCTCCCATATACTACTCCTGGAAAGCGCAGTTTGTCATTGTCGGTTCTGTCGATAAAGAAGAGCTGTTGAGAGAGATAAAGGAAACCTTGGACTGTGGCCGGCTTCACTATATTACTGGAACCCAGATAAGATATTCTGTGCAAAATATTGACGAGCTTCACGATAAAATTGTCCCTTTCTTTAAAGAACATTCTTTTTCCGGAGACAAAAATAAGAATTTCGAGCTTTGGTCTGAAGCAATTGCCATTCTTTACCAAAATAAAGGCAAAGCTCTCAGCCAATGGCCTAAAGAGCTATTTGAACGATTAATCAAAATTCAGCAAGCAGCCCAGCAGTATAAAAGCAAAAAAAACAGGATTCCCAAGTGGATTCCTGTGGCTCAAGCTATTCTAGAACATCTCACAAAATAGCCATATTCCCCCCTTATTTTTAGGCTATAATAGGCCTTTTTAGCCCTATTATAGCTTATATAGTATAAATTATACCCTCCTTCCCTATTTACCCTTATTCCCTATTATTGTCGCACAATAAATTAGAAAGCTCTCCTCATAAGAAGAGAGCTTCTTTTTTGCTTTCTTTGCAGGTTATTGGTTCTATTTTCGTCGCAAGGCTAGTATTCTGGCAAGCGTGTGCTGCAGCACTAAATTTTCGTCTAGAATATGAATCGTAGGGAAACGACAACCTGTTATAGATGCTTCATCATGGGTTTTGAAAATTTTTATGATCAGCTCTCGAGATCCTTGTCCCCTGCTGTCAGTTTCACCAAGTAACCCAGGGTCAAACTCATCTCTCCAACCACATACTGGACAAAAAGCAGTATATCCTGAAGGAGAAATAACTTCTTTAATCTCCTGGGTCAAGCCCCCTTCTTGAAATAATTCCCCTACTCTTTTGCCAAGCTGGGTATTGGTGGTTTTCACAAATTCATGTCTCACCAACCGGCCATCACTTTCTGAAACCAAAATCAATTCTTTGCCAATACAGATAGCGATGTTTGCGCCACCCTTGCCCCAATAGTATCCTTTCAACCAAGCCTTACTCCACAAGGGCTGCAAAAGCCTTCTAGCCTTCAACAACAAATCATAGTTCATTTCAAACCTCCTTAAATATAAATGTCGCTGATAATAGTATACAAAAAATAAACAAAAAAATCAAGTTGTAAAACTTGACACTAACTCTTAAATAATAGTGTAATAAATATCAAATTAAAACGTCTTAATATTAAGAGAAAACTAATCCCGCTTGCGGGGTTGTACCCGCCCTACGGCGGGTTTTTCGTTTAGGCACCCATCCTTCTTTCTCTGTTTGAATAATCCTTAATTATCTTTTCAAATTCTTTCGGGTTAAAATCAGGAAAAAAAGTTTTTGTAAAATGAAACTGCGAGTAAGCTGTATCCCACATCATGAAACCGGCAGAAACGTGCGGATCGTTTTCGCAACCTGTTCTGATAAGCAGATCAACTGCCGGCAGATCTTTTGTCCAAAGATTTTCTTTAATTAAGCTTTTGCTGATTTTTATTTTTTTCTTCTGGTAAAGTTTAGATATTTTCTCAATGCAATCTCGCATTTCGTCAGTCCCGTCGTAAGCCAAAAGAAAAGTTAAAAAATAATCGTGGTAATTCTTTGTTGCTGTCAAAGACATTTCTATCGCTTCCTGGGTTTTCTTGGGTAAAATTTCTTTCCATCGGCCGATAACATTGATTTTCACTTTGTTCTTGTGGATTTCTTTATCTTTAGCTATTCTTTCAAAGTGTTCCGTATATAGCTTAAATAAAAAATCCACCTCTTTTTTAGGTCTTTTAGTCAGATTATCCCAAGAACCGGCCCAGAAAGTAATGTATGGAATTCCAAGCTCTTTGCCTTTCTCCAAGATCTTCTCAAACATTTTTATACCATGCTGGTGGCCTACCCAGGCCCTCAATCCCCTTTTCTGCGCCCAACGACGGTTACCGTCAGGAATAATGGATACATGTTTGGGAATATTTTTATCAGACATAATTTTAAAGTAAAAAATCGCTTTCAATTTTAATTCTTTTGGGCAGAATCCAAGGAAAATGGAATCCGAAAAAGTAAACCAGTTTTACGGCCAGTTTCGAAAAGATAATCCGCGGAATAAAAAAAACTTTTACTGCTCTAATATATTTTATAAAATCAGGGAAATTTTTCAAGAGTAAATCTGCAGCAATCAACCCCCAGACCACTCCCCCGCCAGACCAAGGCTTGCAAAGTCCGGCAGCGTCCCCGCAAAGAGTCACTTGTTTTTCAGAAGGAAAAAGAAAGCCCTGAGGGACAAGCGCCGATGTTATTCTTTCCAAATGAAGATTTTTTTTCTTTAAAAATTCTTCAAAAACATCTTTCGCTTCTTTCGAATTGCCGATTACGCCGTATTCAATTTCACTGCTCCTGGGAATCTTCCAGATGAAACCTTGATTTATCGGCCAAGTCTCAACAAAATCAGAGTCATCTTTTTTGGACGAAAACCCTTGAATAGCCAAACGAACGTCCAATTCTTTCGGACTCAAACTTTTTCTGACTGCAGAATTCGGACCGTCGCAACCGATAATTCTTTCAAATTCTTCTTTTAATTCAGGAACATCGGTTACATCATGCTTTAATATAATCTTTACGCCTGATTTCTCAGCCAAATCAGCTGCCAAGTTATCAAGTTCAAAATGGCTCATGACGAAAAACTTTTTGGAAAATAAAACTTTAACAGTTTTTTTCGGGAAATGAATCAAAACAGAATTAATCTGGCTTTGGATCAAATCCCTGCTTTGGGGAATAAAATCCAGAATCCTCTGGCTGAACAGCCCGGAACAAGCTTCCTTGCCTATTCTATCTCTCTTTTCAAAAACAACGACCTCATGGCCCTTTTTCGAAAGGCGCCTCGCTAAATAAAGTCCGTTGATGCCTGCTCCTACAACAGCTATTTTCATAAGTTTTAATCTGCCCGATACTCTATCTTAAGCGGTTCTTTGTCCTGCTGTTTGGCGGTTACATAGCCCAAAGCAAAAGAAAGCAAAGATACCAGAATAACGCCGACAACCAGAATTATATCGGCTTTATGGTCTTTGACAAAATCTTTCATCTTTGTTAATATCATCTTGTTAATTAAATTATATATATTATGGCAAAAACCAAAGCTGCAGGATCAACTAAATTAGGAAGGGACTCAAGGCCGAAGTACTTGGGTGTAAAGCTATTTGCAGGCCAAAAAGTTAAAGCTGGCGGCATTATCGTCAGGCAAAGAGGCACCAAGTTCCTTCCCGGAAAAAATGTCAAAAGAGGAAACGACGACACTCTTTTTGCTTTAAAAGAAGGTACGGTTAACTTTAAAACTAAAAAGAAAAAGAATTTTGACGGGTCTCAAAGAGTTGCCAAAGTTGTTAACGTTGAATAGCTAAGCCGCAGCGAAAGCTCATAAATGAAGGCAAACTTCAAAGAAGGAAAACTTCATCGTGTAGCTGCCCTGATAAACTCACGGAACAAAGGATGCGGGTTCAATGGTTTTGATTTGAACTCAGGATGAAACTGGCTTCCCACGAAAAAGGGATGCTTTTTAATTTCAACAATCTCCACTAAATCCCTTTCAGGATTGACTCCCGATGTTATCAAGCCTTTTGCCTCAAGCTCTTTTCTGAATTCATTGTTCAATTCATATCGATGGCGATGCCTTTCTTTAACCAAGATATCGCCTTTTTTGTTCGGCTTCCCCCAGCGGGATTTTGAATAAGCTGAATGGACAATAGTTCCTTTTTTTATCAAACAGGAATAATCTCCCAGCCTCATCGTTCCTCCATATTTTTTTTCCTGGATTAAGGCTTCCTGTTCTGGAAGCGTATCAATAACCGGATATTTGCAGTGCTTAACGATTTCAGTAGTATTGGCCTCTTTCATCTTGCAAACGTTTCTGGCAAATTCAATCACTGCCAGCTGCATGCCGAAACAAAGCCCTAAAAAAGGAATCTTATTCTTCCTGCAGTATTCAATGGCCTTTATTTTGCCCTCTGTTCCCCTGCTGCCGAATCCGCCAGGCACGATTACGCCATTAAGCTTTTTCAATTCTTTAAGTTTCCCTGGATTCTTTTCGTAAGATTCGCTTGATAACCAGGATAACTCTATTTTCAGTTTATAGAACCAGGAAGCGTGCTTTACCGCCTCAATAATGGAAATGTAAGAATCTGCCAAGGTGAAATCTCCTGTTTCAAAATATTTTCCGACAATACCGATTTTAACCGTTTTCTTTGCCGTTTTAATAACCTTGACCAGCTTTTTCCAGTCTTTTAGATTCTGTTTTCTCTGCCTTAAACCGAACTTCTTCAAAATCATTTTCCCCAGATTGTCTTTTTCAAAATTAACCGGTATCTCGTAAATCGATTTAATGTCAGGAGCGGATATTACGTCTTCTTCCTGAACGTTGCAGAAAATCGATATTTTCTTTTTCCGAGGCTGGTCAAGCGCCACTTCCGAACGGGCAATAATAATATCAGGCTGTATGCCGCCTGAATTCAAGGTTCTGACAGCGTGCTGGGTAGGTTTGGTTTTCATTTCCCCGATCATGTTGGGAATTGGCAGATAACTGACTAAAATAAAAAGAACATCTTTTGGATGTTGCAGTTTCATCATTCTGGCTGCTTCCAGAAAGAGAAGATTCTGGTATTCGCCGACTGTGCCGCCGATCTCAATTAAAACGAATTCGGCTTTTGTTTTTTTAGCAGC
It contains:
- a CDS encoding FtsW/RodA/SpoVE family cell cycle protein — its product is MIGLLPLTGIPLPFISYGGSALIMVLIASGILLNISKNT
- the murG gene encoding undecaprenyldiphospho-muramoylpentapeptide beta-N-acetylglucosaminyltransferase, yielding MKILFAGGGTAGHIIPIVAIARELRKIRPQNNLKLFFIGPQDDFGYVLLSQENIKVKTVFAGKIRRYLDWKTALQNFVDVCIKIPIGIIQSFFHIFFMSPDLVFSKGGFGSIPVVIAAKMLFVPVFLHESDVTPGAANKFLSDLTFKIFVSFPKTEYFPRGKMVLVGNPTRKELMDSPKEEAKKFFNLNSNKPVILILGGSQGSQRINDGILDILPQLLKDFELIHQCGESNYQTTRAESKAVMKTEEEPFYHLFPFLKEPELRRAYAVADLIISRAGAGSIFEIAAVAKPSILIPLSEAAQNHQIKNAYSYQENGACLVIEENNFTPSLFLEKLKTLFTNQEKLKRMAEKAKAFSKIEAAKTIANYLSQYLNK
- a CDS encoding glutamate--tRNA ligase translates to MISEDFKFIKPGEVRTRIAPSPTGHFHIGSARTALFNYLFSKKHEGIFVLRIEDTDQERSSAEFEKDIIESLKWLGLNWDEGPNTEEKYGPYRQSQRTDIYKKYMEKLIAEDKAYYCFCSEQDLEAERQYQMSQGLAPHYSGQCANLDKKTVKKYLDEAKPSIIRFRIAQKKVAFEDLIRGHLEFDASLMGDMVIAKSLDSPLYNFAAVIDDFEMKISHIIRGEDHISNTPKQILLQEALGFPQPLYAHLPLILGEDRAKMSKREGSASVHDFRKEGYLPEALINFMAFLGWNPGDEREIYSLPSLIKEFSLEKIQKGGAIFNIKKLDFLNGFYIRQRSPEKLAELCLPYLAAAGLPIKTESDDLVKIASLYQERLKKLSEIVELADFFFKDKLDYEKDMLKWKEMSDKEIKDSLDKTEKLLSKIGEWRKERLEEVLLEEAEKTNNRGAVLWPLRVALTAKEASAGPFEIAEILGKEKTLKRIKEAKELF
- a CDS encoding tyrosine-type recombinase/integrase — encoded protein: MKKNTKPIIEHFNDFLEYLDIERGLSNKSQETYNRFLNKFCSWLSANNLSNLAPHELTEEHIRKYRIFLSQTFNKNTKEPLKRSTQNYYLIALRNLLNYFTDRDILSLPSEKIKLTKSKIDERTIKFLALDQIKKLLEAPKTSTTSGLRDKAILETFFSTGLRVAELVSLNREQLKITPEIKDLEIVVIGKGNRARPVYFSKRAIKWLGNYLKTRKDKERALFINFKGPRNMIKKRLSSRSMENIVKKYAISAGIPSFTTCHTIRHSFATDLLSQGVDLRTIQEFLGHKNIGTTQIYASVTSKKLRETHRKFHSLNE
- a CDS encoding LAGLIDADG family homing endonuclease — protein: MNITKIVNETGCFDLQFRRDVRHKRTNSPIYYSWKAQFVIVGSVDKEELLREIKETLDCGRLHYITGTQIRYSVQNIDELHDKIVPFFKEHSFSGDKNKNFELWSEAIAILYQNKGKALSQWPKELFERLIKIQQAAQQYKSKKNRIPKWIPVAQAILEHLTK
- the uppS gene encoding di-trans,poly-cis-decaprenylcistransferase, with the translated sequence MSDKNIPKHVSIIPDGNRRWAQKRGLRAWVGHQHGIKMFEKILEKGKELGIPYITFWAGSWDNLTKRPKKEVDFLFKLYTEHFERIAKDKEIHKNKVKINVIGRWKEILPKKTQEAIEMSLTATKNYHDYFLTFLLAYDGTDEMRDCIEKISKLYQKKKIKISKSLIKENLWTKDLPAVDLLIRTGCENDPHVSAGFMMWDTAYSQFHFTKTFFPDFNPKEFEKIIKDYSNRERRMGA
- a CDS encoding FAD-dependent oxidoreductase — translated: MKIAVVGAGINGLYLARRLSKKGHEVVVFEKRDRIGKEACSGLFSQRILDFIPQSRDLIQSQINSVLIHFPKKTVKVLFSKKFFVMSHFELDNLAADLAEKSGVKIILKHDVTDVPELKEEFERIIGCDGPNSAVRKSLSPKELDVRLAIQGFSSKKDDSDFVETWPINQGFIWKIPRSSEIEYGVIGNSKEAKDVFEEFLKKKNLHLERITSALVPQGFLFPSEKQVTLCGDAAGLCKPWSGGGVVWGLIAADLLLKNFPDFIKYIRAVKVFFIPRIIFSKLAVKLVYFFGFHFPWILPKRIKIESDFLL
- the rpmA gene encoding 50S ribosomal protein L27 — its product is MAKTKAAGSTKLGRDSRPKYLGVKLFAGQKVKAGGIIVRQRGTKFLPGKNVKRGNDDTLFALKEGTVNFKTKKKKNFDGSQRVAKVVNVE
- a CDS encoding CTP synthase gives rise to the protein MAKFIFIAGGVMSGIGKGVATASIGKILQGKGFKVTAVKIDPYINVDAGTMNPIEHGEVFVTKDGVECDQDVGNYERFLDEELTTENYITTGRVYETVIRKERNLEYGGKCVEVVPHIPNEVISRIQNAAKKTKAEFVLIEIGGTVGEYQNLLFLEAARMMKLQHPKDVLFILVSYLPIPNMIGEMKTKPTQHAVRTLNSGGIQPDIIIARSEVALDQPRKKKISIFCNVQEEDVISAPDIKSIYEIPVNFEKDNLGKMILKKFGLRQRKQNLKDWKKLVKVIKTAKKTVKIGIVGKYFETGDFTLADSYISIIEAVKHASWFYKLKIELSWLSSESYEKNPGKLKELKKLNGVIVPGGFGSRGTEGKIKAIEYCRKNKIPFLGLCFGMQLAVIEFARNVCKMKEANTTEIVKHCKYPVIDTLPEQEALIQEKKYGGTMRLGDYSCLIKKGTIVHSAYSKSRWGKPNKKGDILVKERHRHRYELNNEFRKELEAKGLITSGVNPERDLVEIVEIKKHPFFVGSQFHPEFKSKPLNPHPLFREFIRAATR